The Maylandia zebra isolate NMK-2024a linkage group LG7, Mzebra_GT3a, whole genome shotgun sequence genome contains a region encoding:
- the pigo gene encoding GPI ethanolamine phosphate transferase 3, catalytic subunit yields the protein MKGLPVLSLLLWMCAVFFVGIYLFVGGFLLVRLEVNRTSTCGDVLEPGEEPVDFCRAQPRFRKVVLLIIDALKIDFARYDPDKMAPRPYENKLPVLEETVSSRPLQSRLYPFRADPPTTTMQRIKGFTTGSLPTFVDVGNNFASSAILEDNLIHQFGQAGKRVVFMGDDTWESLFPKKFYRSLPFPSFNVKDLHTVDNGILQHLYNTMVGDDWDVLVAHFLGVDHCGHRFGPDHPAMADKLTQMDGVIRSVIDRLQNDTLLVVMGDHGMTDTGDHGGESQKETDAAIFLYSPSPMFHGPPSQNEPDVVPQTDLVPTLALLLGVPIPYSNVGQVLLPLFPPHEQTEGAVGGLSQLEALWINTKQVNRFLETYSGMAKDIPPESLSRLKSEFALLSSEFLSTVREGRSPSPQLASSLQAYLTSVRDTCRATWARFNPLKMAAGLAILAFACLMCFILSELSLVLIRENGPLLKAPVVVSLTVGVSVAAAQLLIRGYIEVMWCLAAAAFSSELLFLWRSRQLSTSTVSKNGTKAPKRVSWLTLHHLLVPSLLFPLLRCASLLSDSYVIAEGRVVTFLVLSLALCIPIHLNWDGLLLPPSHDPLKSAGLLPAPALSPSAVRKESSTLLACLGILVGSLYLSLSFHGCREEQGSCQPSSFLSPLSRLQDNQLKNLHYVLAVISLGLWTYLLRCFLCHYGNLNSSGGTVFTARWILPLLSVCLGLHWAVSATPEDSFRNLAELIHLAQLALPRVAFCLLGLGLFLIWLDPLTVFVKTRTQASAKSLTLPTPRYRASIGISPQAELHHLIPQIYQRMRRSLDDGDLSGANEVDNRPAVEAYGLGTVYSAPLLLFSGLLGIGLLLLHPEGMALSFLLLLLETGALLHIHASSTTLSGLHGKYSGGFNVPWTPVVLWSLAATQFFHATGHLPTFPSIQWGAAFVGFPEGHTGTILPASLVTLNTFASHILFAVSCPLLLFWPLVCEVRGSRGRACGDDGEDAVMEMRLRENPQLFSSALLQLSTRYLLIHGAQVFASVCAAAILRRHLMVWKVFAPKLMFEASGFLVSSVFLLIGVTLVLRVDVAVGQWFKRLIPDVSR from the exons ATGAAGGGGCTGCCTGTGCTGTCCCTGCTCCTCTGGATGTGTGCGGTGTTCTTCGTGGGCATCTACCTGTTCGTGGGTGGATTTTTGCTGGTTAGGTTGGAGGTTAACAGAACCAGCACCTGCGGAGACGTGCTCGAGCCCGGAGAGGAGCCGGTGGACTTCTGTCGAGCTCAGCCGCGCTTCCGCAAGGTTGTCCTTCTCATTATCGACGCCCTGAAGATCGACTTCGCCCGGTATGACCCCGACAAGATGGCACCACGACCTTATGAGAATAAGTTACCTGTGCTGGAAGAGACCGTGTCATCCAGGCCTTTACAAAGCCGCCTGTACCCCTTTCGTGCTGACCCACCTACGACCACCATGCAGAGGATCAAGGGGTTCACGACTGGATCTTTGCCGACGTTTGTAGATGTAGGTAACAACTTTGCATCCAGTGCCATCTTGGAGGACAATCTTATTCACCAGTTTGGACAAGCGG GCAAACGAGTGGTGTTTATGGGTGACGACACTTGGGAGAGTCTTTTTCCTAAGAAGTTTTACCGCTCTCTGCCCTTCCCTTCTTTTAATGTCAAGGATCTGCACACTGTGGATAACGGGATTCTCCAGCACCTCTACAACACTA TGGTGGGTGATGACTGGGATGTCCTAGTCGCTCATTTCCTTGGAGTCGATCACTGTGGTCACAGGTTTGGCCCGGATCACCCAGCCATGGCTGACAAACTCACGCAGATGGATGGAGTCATCAG GTCTGTGATTGATCGTCTGCAGAATGACACACTCTTGGTGGTGATGGGAGATCACGGAATGACAGATACTGGAGATCATGGTGGAGAAAGTCAGAAAGAGACTGATGCTGCCATCTTCCTCTACAGTCCTTCTCCCATGTTTCATGGACCCCCATCACAG AATGAACCAGATGTGGTGCCACAGACTGACCTGGTGCCCACCCTGGCTCTGCTACTAGGAGTTCCTATTCCATACAGTAATGTTGGGCAGGTTCTCTTGCCTTTATTTCCACCACACGAGCAGACAGAAGGTGCAGTTGGAGGTCTCAGCCAGCTGGAGGCACTGTGGATCAACACAAAACAG GTCAACCGTTTCCTGGAGACTTACTCTGGCATGGCCAAAGACATCCCACCAGAGAGCCTCTCTCGGCTGAAGAGTGAATTTGCCCTCTTGTCTTCTGAGTTTCTCAGCACTGTTAGAGAGGGTCGTTCACCCTCCCCGCAGCTAGCCTCTTCTCTGCAGGCTTACCTCACCTCTGTCAGAGACACCTGCCGAGCCACCTGGGCCCGATTTAACCCACTGAAGATGGCGGCAGGCTTAGCCATCCTGGCATTTGCTTGTCTGATGTGTTTCATCTTGTCTGAACTGTCTCTAGTGCTGATCAGGGAGAACGGTCCATTACTGAAGGCCCCAGTTGTTGTGTCACTGACAGTGGGGGTTAGTGTGGCTGCTGCTCAGCTGCTCATACGGGGCTACATTGAGGTGATGTGGTGCCTTGCAGCTGCTGCTTTCAGCTCTGAACTCCTTTTCCTTTGGCGTTCACGCCAACTGAGCACCTCTACAGTGTCAAAAAACGGAACCAAAGCTCCAAAGCGTGTTAGCTGGCTGACCCTGCATCACCTCCTTGTCCCCTCTCTCTTGTTTCCACTCCTTCGTTGTGCCTCTCTGCTCTCAGACAGCTATGTGATTGCAGAAGGACGGGTTGTGACATTTTTGGTGTTATCCCTGGCCCTATGCATTCCCATCCATCTCAACTGGGATGGCCTACTTCTGCCCCCAAGCCATGACCCGTTGAAGTCTGCTGGGCTGCTGCCTGCCCCAGCTTTGTCTCCATCAGCTGTGAGGAAGGAAAGCAGCACCCTTCTAGCCTGCTTAGGAATACTTGTTGGCAGCCTCTACCTCTCCCTCTCGTTCCACGGCTGTCGGGAAGAGCAGGGCTCCTGCCAGCCGTCTTCAtttctttcccctctttcccGGTTGCAGGACAACCAGCTGAAGAACCTCCATTATGTCCTCGCTGTCATTTCCCTTGGCTTGTGGACATATCTGCTAAGATGCTTTCTCTGCCACTATGGTAATCTGAACTCGTCAGGCGGGACGGTGTTTACAGCTCGCTGGATCCTACCGCTGCTGTCTGTGTGCCTGGGGCTCCACTGGGCTGTTAGCGCCACTCCGGAGGACAGCTTCAGGAATCTGGCTGAGCTGATTCACTTGGCACAGCTGGCCCTCCCCAGGGTCGCCTTCTGTCTGCTGGGACTGGGGCTTTTCCTGATCTGGCTAGACCCCCTCACTGTGTTTGTGAAGACTAGGACTCAGGCTTCAGCCAAAAGTTTGACTCTACCCACACCCCGTTATCGAGCAAGCATTGGCATCAGCCCCCAAGCTGAGCTGCACCACCTTATCCCACAGATCTATCAGCGCATGCGTCGTTCCCTAGATGATGGCGACCTGAGCGGTGCCAACGAAGTGGACAACAGGCCTGCTGTGGAGGCCTATGGACTTGGAACAGTCTATTCTGCTCCTTTGCTGTTGTTTAGTGGGTTGCTGGGAATTGGTCTGCTGCTGTTGCACCCAGAGGGCATGGCTCTGTCTTTCCTCCTGCTGCTACTAGAAACGGGAGCTCTGTTGCACATTCACGCCTCGTCTACTACGCTTAGTGGCCTGCATGGAAAGTATTCTG GTGGGTTTAATGTGCCTTGGACCCCAGTAGTGCTCTGGTCCCTGGCTGCCACGCAGTTCTTCCACGCTACAGGTCATTTACCCACCTTCCCCTCTATCCAGTGGGGTGCTGCCTTTGTGGGATTTCCTGAAGGACACACAGGGACCATACTCCCTGCCTCACTGGTTACCCTTAATACTTTTGCTTCACACATTCTTTTTGCAG TGAGTTGTCCATTGCTACTGTTCTGGCCCCTGGTTTGCGAGGTGCGTGGGAGCAGAGGACGAGCCTGTGGGGACGACGGAGAGGATGCTGTGATGGAGATGAGGCTGAGAGAAAACCCTCAGCTGTTCAGCTCTGCTCTTCTGCAACTCTCAACACGCTACCTCCTTATTCACGGAGCACAG GTCTTTGCCTCAGTCTGTGCAGCTGCTATACTCAGGAGACACCTAATGGTGTGGAAGGTTTTCGCACCGAA GTTAATGTTTGAGGCCTCAGGGTTCCTGGTGAGCAGCGTGTTCCTGCTGATTGGGGTCACATTAGTGCTGAGAGTAGATGTGGCTGTGGGCCAGTGGTTTAAAAGACTCATCCCAGATGTGTCCAGGTAG
- the stoml2 gene encoding stomatin-like protein 2, mitochondrial, producing the protein MLRTLCRTGGLILQQTQRTVPRLCVNPVQQRWASSLPMNTVVLFVPQQEAWVVERMGRFHRILEPGLNFLIPILDRIRYVQSLKEIVIDVPEQSAVSLDNVTLQIDGVLYLRILDPFKASYGVEDPEYAVTQLAQTTMRSELGKLTLDKVFRERESLNSNIVHSINQASDEWGIRCLRYEIKDIHVPPRVKESMQMQVEAERKKRATVLESEGTREAAINVAEGRKQAQILASEGEKAEQINKAAGEAQAVLAKAEAKAKAIRMLSDALTEQNGNAAASLSVAEQYVSAFSNLAKESNTILLPSNTGDISGMVSQAMTIYSTLAKPSMRVTPEVLEENREEAANPSGSPQEKGINE; encoded by the exons ATGTTACGGACGCTGTGTCGGACCGGCGGCCTCATTTTGCAG CAGACCCAGCGGACCGTGCCGAGGTTGTGCGTTAACCCAGTTCAGCAGCGATGGGCGTCCAGCCTGCCCATGAACACCGTGGTGCTGTTTGTGCCCCAGCAGGAGGCTTGGGTGGTGGAGAGGATGGGTCGCTTCCATCGGATCTTGGAGCCG GGTTTGAACTTCCTCATACCCATACTTGACAGAATTCGCTATGTTCAAAGTCTCAAAGAAATTGTGATTGATGTCCCAGAGCAGTCTGCAGTATCCCTAG ATAATGTAACACTGCAGATTGATGGCGTGCTTTACTTAAGGATACTAGACCCTTTTAAG GCCAGCTACGGTGTTGAGGATCCAGAGTATGCTGTCACACAGCTGGCACAGACCACCATGCGTTCAGAACTGGGCAAACTCACATTGGACAAAGTGTTCCGA GAAAGGGAGTCTCTGAATTCCAACATCGTCCATTCCATCAACCAAGCTTCAGACGAGTGGGGAATCCGTTGCCTTCGTTACGAAATCAAAGATATACACGTTCCACCTCGTGTCAAAGAGTCCATGCAGATGCAG GTGGAAGCTGAGCGTAAAAAGAGAGCCACAGTGCTGGAGTCTGAGGGGACAAGAGAAGCAGCCATTAATGTCGCTGAGGGTCGTAAACAAGCACAGATCTTAGCCTCGGAGGGTGAAAAAGCAGAACAGATCAATAAAGCGGCTG GTGAGGCTCAAGCAGTTCTAGCCAAAGCTGAGGCCAAAGCCAAGGCCATCCGTATGTTGTCAGATGCTTTGACAGAGCAG AATGGAAATGCTGCCGCTTCGCTAAGTGTAGCTGAGCAGTACGTGTCTGCTTTCTCAAACCTCGCTAAAGAGTCAAACACCATCCTTCTGCCCTCTAACACTGGTGACATTAGTGGAATGGTTTCACAG GCTATGACTATTTATAGCACGCTGGCAAAGCCAAGCATGAGGGTAACTCCAGAGGTTTTGGAGGAGAACCGTGAAGAGGCTGCGAACCCATCGGGATCACCTCAAGAAAAAGGAATTAATGAATGA